Proteins from one Aspergillus nidulans FGSC A4 chromosome VIII genomic window:
- a CDS encoding rRNA-processing protein PWP1 (transcript_id=CADANIAT00002402) has product MSSMITTSAWVRRGVAAQFPTKYEIDEKEMDRISKLARMQLEDAREDLSAAQGNGPVVDKDEDAMEEDNVEKDNKKDAPVKIDDDDLKEYDLEHYDSDEVDEDGEKITMFGNVKSLAYHQPNEEDPYLVVPEDEEDEEREELQILPTDNLLLAGKVEDEVAHLEVYVYEDEADNLYVHHDIMLPAIPLCLEWLDFPVGKSGENGGATGNFVAVGTMEPDIEVWDLDVVDSMYPNAILGQGGADADTDAKKPRKKKKVKANDEFHVDSVLALAANRQHRNLLASGSADRTVKLWDLNTAKSAKSYTHHTDKVCSLDWHPKESTVLLTGSYDRTIVAADMRAPDSKARWGVDADVENVRWDIHDPNYFYATTDAGMVYRYDIRNVPATPKDSKPVWSLQAHDSSVSSFDINPAIPGFLATGSTDKQVKLWNVENDKPSMVVSRKLEVGKVFSTTFAPDAEVGFRLAVAGSKGTVQIWDTSTNAAVRRAFVSRLPSLQGEVQERMVGMQPDQDESDDDGAPETGAAGGADGWESMDED; this is encoded by the exons ATGTCCTCTATGATTACCACCTCCGCTTGGGTGCGGCGCGGCGTCGCAGCCCAGTTTCCGACCAAGTATGAAattgatgagaaggagatggatcGCATATCAAAACTTGCGCGAATGCAGCTTGAAGATGCACGCGAGGATTTGAGCGCGGCGCAGGGTAATGGCCCTGTTGTGGAcaaagatgaggatgctATGGAGGAGGACAATGTAGAGAAGGACAACAAGAAGGATGCTCCTGTGAAGAT tgacgatgacgacctGAAAGAATATGACCTCGAGCACTACGATAGCGACgaggtggatgaggatggcgagaAGATTACCATGTTCGGCAACGTAAAGTCGCTTGCATACCATCAACCCAATGAGGAGGATCCCTACCTGGTTGTTcctgaggatgaggaggacgaagagcgtGAGGAACTACAGATTCTTCCAACGGATAACTTGCTGCTGGCGGGTAAggtcgaggacgaggtagCCCACCTCGAGGTTTATGTCTatgaggacgaggcggaCAATCTCTACGTTCACCACGATATCATGCTACCGGCTATCCCGCTGTGCTTGGAATGGTTGGACTTCCCCGTTGGAAAATCCGGCGAGAACGGCGGCGCGACAGGCAATTTCGTCGCTGTTGGAACGATGGAGCCCGATATCGAAGTTTGGGATCTAGATGTCGTTGACTCGATGTACCCAAATGCCATCCTTGGCCAGGGCGGCGCAGATGCAGATACCGACGCCAAGAAgcccaggaagaagaagaaggtcaaggcGAACGACGAGTTTCACGTTGACTCTGTCCTTGCCCTCGCTGCGAACAGACAACATCGCAACCTCCTGGCCTCCGGATCCGCGGACCGCACCGTTAAGCTCTGGGACTTAAACACAGCCAAGAGCGCCAAGTCATACACTCACCACACAGACAAGGTCTGCTCCTTGGACTGGCACCCTAAGGAATCTACCGTCCTCCTCACTGGTAGCTACGACCGAACAATCGTCGCCGCGGACATGCGCGCCCCTGACTCCAAAGCTCGCTGGGGCGTCGATGCCGATGTCGAAAATGTGCGCTGGGACATCCACGATCCCAACTACTTTTATGCCACTACCGACGCCGGTATGGTTTACCGCTACGATATCCGTAACGTCCCCGCCACCCCCAAGGACTCTAAGCCTGTCTGGTCTTTGCAGGCCCACGACTCCTCCGTATCTTCCTTCGACATCAATCCCGCCATCCCCGGATTCCTTGCAACCGGCTCTACAGACAAACAAGTTAAGCTGTGGAACGTGGAGAACGACAAGCCGAGCATGGTCGTCTCGCGGAAACTCGAGGTCGGCAAGGTCTTCTCGACGACCTTCGCGCCGGACGCAGAAGTCGGCTTCCggttggctgtggctggaaGCAAGGGCACTGTCCAGATCTGGGATACATCTACTAATGCTGCTGTTCGGAGGGCATTTGTGTCTCGGCTGCCGTCGCTTCAAGGAGAGGTGCAGGAGCGTATGGTTGGTATGCAGCCTGATCAGGATGAgtcggatgatgatggtgcaCCGGAGACTGGCGCGGCTGGTGGTGCGGATGGTTGGGAGTCGATGGACGAGGATTAG
- a CDS encoding COX assembly mitochondrial protein (transcript_id=CADANIAT00002403): MHSHLHTPYNINCEEIMTALDECHAKGFLHKALGNCNDIKRDVNKCLAGERYERAKRNREDAREKRKRIEKIWADERAAALGPSACEGTTSPAAAAAAAAAAGMEKQ; the protein is encoded by the exons ATGCATTCGCATCTCCATACCCCATACAACATTA ACTGCGAGGAGATCATGACTGCCCTCGACGAATGCCACGCAAAAGGCTTCCTGCACAAAGCTCTGGGAAATTGCAACGATATCAAGCGCGACGTGAACAAATGTCTTGCTGGCGAGCGGTATGAGCGCGCAAAGCGCAATCGGGAGGATGCgcgggaaaagaggaagcgcatcgagaagatctgggCGGATGAGAGAGCTGCTGCGCTAGGACCTAGCGCTTGTGAGGGTACTacttctcctgctgctgctgctgctgctgctgctgctgcgggaATGGAGAAGCAGTGA
- a CDS encoding rRNA-binding ribosome biosynthesis protein UTP23 (transcript_id=CADANIAT00002404) encodes MRAKRSKKYRKLMHQYELAFGFREPYQVLVDSNLLRAVHSFKMDLIPALERTLQGQVKPLLTKCSLASIMAGQPTNPRTNNPIRPDFLPPPTTLPLRHCSHNEDSTPIDETSCLLSLLSPLSDVKRNKEHYILATADPPAPKSNSATQQEIGKKRKRDADDGLQALKRAQALRRGARSIPGVPIVYVKRSVMILEPMSAPSEGIREGVEEDKLRTGLTDQSVQKSGGPDGGEKKKKREPKKAKGPNPLSVKKPKKRVEQKATAERERPRDEAEKRDSEKAAEDGEAAPKPKRRRRHHKGAKQGDSGGDETEAIATAPIEATDQ; translated from the exons ATGAGGGCAAAGCGCTCGAAGAAGTATCGCAAGCTTATGCACCAGTATGAACTGGCTTTCGGCTTTCGCGAGCCGTACCAGGTTCTCG TCGATTCGAATCTACTTCGCGCAGTACATTCATTCAAAATGGACTTAATACCTGCTCTGGAACGGACATTACAGGGTCAGGTCAAGCCAT TATTAACAAAATGTTCACTCGCATCGATAATGGCTGGCCAGCCAACGAATCCACGAACGAACAATCCCATCCGTCCCGACTTCCTTCCCCCACCAACAACCCTCCCTCTCCGTCACTGTTCGCACAACGAAGACTCCACACCCATCGACGAAACAAGCTGTCtgctctccctcctctcgcCTCTCTCCGACGTCAAGCGGAACAAAGAACACTATATCCTCGCGACGGCCGACCCGCCAGCCCCAAAGTCTAATTCGGCTACGCAGCAAGAGATAGGGAAGAAGCGTAAACGGGATGCCGATGATGGATTACAGGCGTTGAAACGTGCGCAGGCGCTTCGACGCGGTGCGCGCTCTATACCCGGTGTGCCGATCGTGTATGTTAAGCGGTCTGTGATGATATTAGAGCCGATGAGTGCACCTTCTGAGGGTATTAGGGagggggttgaggaggataaaCTCCGGACGGGGTTGACTGATCAGAGTGTGCAGAAGAGTGGTGGCCCAGATGgtggggagaagaagaagaagagggaacCGAAGAAAGCGAAGGGGCCGAATCCGTTGAGCgtgaagaagccgaagaagagggttGAACAGAAAGCTACGGCAGAGAGGGAACGGCCACGtgatgaggctgagaaaCGGGACTCTGAGAAAGCAGCAGAGGACGGAGAGGCTgcgccaaagccaaagaGGAGACGGCGACACCATAAAGGCGCGAAGCAGGGCGACTCCGGTGGAGATGAGACTGAGGCGATAGCTACCGCGCCTATTGAAGCGACGGACCAATAG
- a CDS encoding uncharacterized protein (transcript_id=CADANIAT00002405) — protein MVPRIPGTPSAVSSSSSSLLRASATSSLPIDPRWSWGLKKTLVRRYHRAVWPSYGITTPVPDRSPHFPILKSPFYFQTGYALCAKRTSRPFPPPFLSPPSHSFSDPLTTHYHSQDKRLSVKGELIRGLNNGDDAVLVTENFLGVNDGVGAWATKPRGHAALWSRLILHFWALEVERIPSPDAAIDPIAYLQRAYEETTQATTSPSEWFGTTTSVTALLHKTLDGSGTEKPLLYVTNIGDCKVLVIRPSEKKVIFRTEEQWHWFDCPMQLGTNSMDTPQKDAVLSLVDLEEGDIVLAVSDGVLDNLWEHEVLSITLEGLDKWEHGRYNDKELEWAPPAVLAEEQMVFLARELLKSALAVAQDPFAESPYMEKAVEEGLAIQGGESDYIFDSSEPSSDYFR, from the exons ATGGTGCCTAGGATTCCTGGGACTCCCTCCGCAgtatcgtcgtcctcctcgtcgctgttgCGTGCATCAGCGACCTCATCGCTCCCGATCGACCCACGGTGGAGCTGGGGTCTCAAGAAGACCCTGGTGCGGCGCTATCATCGCGCCGTTTGGCCGTCCTACGGAATCACCACCCCTGTTCCCGATCGCAGCCCGCATTTCCCCATACTCAAATCGCCATTCTACTTCCAGACGGGCTACGCGCTGTGTGCCAAACGAACATCCCGTCCTTTTCCACCGCCTTTTCTGTCTCCGCCATCTCACTCATTCTCCGATCCGCTGACGACACACTACCACAGTCAGGATAAGAGGCTGTCCGTCAAAGGGGAGCTGATTCGCGGCTTAAATAACGGTGATGACGCAGTATTGGTTACCGAGAATTTCCTGGGGGTGAATGACGGAGTAGGCGCGTGGGCGACAAAACCGCGAGGCCATGCTGC ACTGTGGTCCAGGCTTATACTACATTTCTGGGCTCTGGAGGTCGAGCGGATACCCAGTCCAGATGCCGCTATTGACCCGATTGCATACCTACAACGAGCCTACGAAGAGACGACACAAGCTACAACATCTCCGAGCGAATGGTTCGGCACGACGACGTCGGTAACCGCCCTCTTGCACAAAACGTTAGATGGCAGCGGCACCGAGAAGCCATTACTATACGTGACGAATATAGGGGACTGCAAGGTCTTGGTTATCCGGCCTAgcgagaagaaggtcatTTTCCGAACAGAGGAACAATGGCACTGGTTTGACTGTCCGATGCAGCTGGGGACAAATAGCATGGACACGCCACAAAAAGACGCAGTGCTGTCGCTAGTCGACCTGGAGGAGGGCGATATAGTTCTCGCGGTCTCTGACGGAGTGCTAGATAATCTTTGGGAGCATGAGGTCCTATCAATCACGCTGGAGGGTCTCGATAAATGGGAACATGGCCGATACAATGACAAGGAGCTCGAGTGGGCACCACCGGCAGTGCTGGCGGAAGAGCAAATGGTGTTCCTGGCGAGGGAGCTACTCAAGTCTGCGCTTGCGGTGGCTCAGGATCCGTTTGCCGAGAGTCCTTATATGGAGAAGGCGGTTGAAGAGGGTTTGGCTATTCAGGGTGGTGAGTCTGACTACATATTTGACTCATCAGAACCATCGTCTGACTATTTTCGATAG
- a CDS encoding uncharacterized protein (transcript_id=CADANIAT00002406), with amino-acid sequence MGSNRSYSHFWDLTLRKFFPKRESLSGTTTGSRSQSSWGGPGSSPTDEHTDGFYKYSQEVLEQEKHDGFRLRSSDSTAGSYASALMGPSDRPPLPYTVSAPDWNIFSPYVKYLDELENDSVCDWLGSVLSVWTGVYAVSKVVVMAFMHYGVELEDTPDGILAHTKRAEELVVSNSIIDLIDNTESLYYAVYARLIMEIAAADLCASFTLEVRRLATNSTFILPEPRQLCKILFNCKQALDGSTICVNLNKELVRQHQLDFIRRASDKIQDAGFVLDDLIGYRQHAIKIVSDKSSNFRQKWGKASVLYEMPPENVLALQSEKYLSLSPKPAVQQVVPLLRLPFIEPDTIPTSIRERDIIMDNRQATLAKLEGKCVGEARRTEGRRRLIDLVRERKCICRSVCICAHDCTQDVERHCPCSERLLSLMVAKRRNSVGPLPFGPRCSALAKAIFHGIASVRPDADDIELTAEIDRATMIFIEEVRKQRSANIFSHGAGI; translated from the exons ATGGGCAGCAACAGATCCTACTCTCATTTCTGGGACCTCACTCTACGTAAATTCTTCCCCAAACGCGAATCTCTTTCTGGAACGACAACAGGCTCTCGCTCTCAGTCGAGCTGGGGTGGCCCTGGATCCTCCCCTACTGACGAACACACTGATGGATTTTATAAGTACTCACAAGAGGTTCTCGAACAAGAGAAGCACGATGGGTTTCGGTTGCGGTCATCGGACAGTACAGCAGGCTCATACGCGTCTGCA CTCATGGGCCCGAGTGATCGTCCTCCGCTTCCCTACACAGTGAGCGCGCCAGATTGGAATATCTTCTCCCCGTACGTCAAATATCTGGATGAACTCGAGAATGACAGCGTTTGCGACTGGCTTGGTAGCGTCCTATCTGTATGGACTGGTGTATACGCAGTCTCAAAGGTCGTCGTGATGGCTTTCATGCATTATGGGGTTGAG TTGGAAGACACCCCCGACGGCATCTTGGCTCACACGAAACGCGCCGAAGAACTGGTAGTCTCTAATTCAATCATAGACCTGATCGATAACACAGAAAGCTTATACTATGCTGTATATGCAAGACTCATCATGGagattgccgccgccgaccTATGTGCTTCATTTACTTTAGAAGTTCGTCGACTGGCCACCAACAGCACTTTCATCCTTCCCGAACCCAGACAGCTATGCAAAATCCTCTTCAATTGCAAACAGGCTCTGGATGGATCTACTATTTGCGTCAACCTCAACAAGGAACTCGTCCGGCAACATCAGTTGGACTTTATTCGTCGCGCATCTGACAAAATTCAGGACGCGGGTTTCGTTCTGGACGATCTCATAGGGTACCGCCAACATGCTATCAAAATTGTCAGCGACAAGTCATCCAACTTTCGCCAGAAATGGGGTAAAGCATCCGTGCTGTACGAGATGCCGCCGGAGAATGTCTTAGCTCTCCAGTCTGAGAAATATCTTTCTCTGAGCCCCAAGCCGGCGGTGCAGCAGGTAGTTCCCTTGTTGAGACTTCCTTTTATCGAACCAGATACTATCCCTACGTCTATCCGAGAACGCGACATTATTATGGACAATCGCCAGGCCACTCTGGCGAAGTTGGAAGGCAAATGTGTCGGAGAAGCGCGTCGTACGGAGGGCCGGCGCCGCCTGATCGATCTCGTCCGCGAGAGGAAGTGCATATGCCGTTCTGTATGCATTTGTGCTCATGACTGCACCCAAGACGTGGAGCGTCATTGCCCCTGTTCTGAGCGATTGCTGAGTCTGATGGTCGCAAAACGCCGAAACAGCGTTGGTCCTCTCCCTTTTGGTCCCCGATGTAGTGCCCTTGCGAAAGCGATATTCCATGGAATCGCATCTGTCCGGCCCGATGCTGATGACATAGAGCTTACAGCGGAGATTGATCGCGCAACCATGATCTTCATAGAAGAGGTTCGGAAGCAGCGGTCCGCCAACATCTTCTCACACGGCGCTGGAATCTGA
- a CDS encoding F-box protein (transcript_id=CADANIAT00002407): protein MTDWIRLLPPEVVLQILSNLSFNDLLAFGATSRMNNEYHIASLRRLRLGVFEKRVHSIISLLQAGWASPEQLGSAWVDNETEHNYTISIVQHQKRAIKQWPLRRDLRQIINPDQQILTQHDRPQTQERMIRLQNQIFARVLQRYGRSLRNLEFMAYDLNLEGATALGSYCQHTLRSLALRFEHPHIRDGVMRPSIWLHPAPANEGWNSLIGVGRTKNIGLCNLECLILERAGITPWQLMMLVKRNPSLTTLKLRTCRGATPEFLYWLGGLNSDLDDSETRLDGPAPGADLEVLALEHCHRLLEHPIDECNHQSYGELDSGFEWVRSLSNLRSLSFSESTHIPSKLIDRANKIIWKIPEVILPYDPYDGNTPIAVDPRWK from the exons ATGACGGACTGGATTCGACTTTTACCCCCCGAAGTAGTCCTACAGATACTATCAAATCTTTCCTTCAATGACCTACTTGCATTCGGTGCTACCAGTCGTATGAACAACGAATATCACATAGCTAGTCTTAGACGCTTAAGACTAGGCGTATTTGAGAAACGAGTGCATTCGATAATATCTCTGCTTCAGGCGGGATGGGCTAGCCCTGAACAACTGGGCAGTGCCTGGGTGGATAACGAGACCGAGCACAACTATACGATTTCCATCGTCCAGCACCAAAAAAGGGCGATAAAACAATGGCCATTGCGCAGAGACCTTCGTCAGATTATCAACCCGGACCAACAAATCCTGACGCAGCATGACAGACCTCAGACACAAGAACGAATGATCCGCCTACAAAACCAGATATTTGCCAGAGTTCTGCAGCGATACGGACGTTCGCTACGAAACCTCGAGTTCATGGCATATGATCTTAACCTAGAGGGCGCAACTGCGCTGGGGTCGTATTGCCAACATACTCTCCGCTCACTCGCTCTGAGATTCGAGCACCCGCATATCCGAGATGGAGTGATGCGTCCAAGTATATGGCTGCATCCTGCCCCTGCTAACGAGGGATGGAACTCGTTGATTGGAGTTGGTAGGACAAAGAATATCGGACTATGTAATCTCGAGTGCTTGATCTTGGAGCGAGCAGGGATAACACCGTGGCAACTGATGATGCTCGTGAAGAGGAACCCTAGCTTGACGACCCTAAAGCTGAGGACTTGTCGAGGCGCGACACCTGAATTCCTCTACTGGCTCGGCGGTTTAAACAGCGACTTGGATGATTCCGAAACTCGGCTTGATGGTCCAGCGCCTGGAGCAGACCTTGAAGTTCTTGCATTGGAGCATTGCCATCGACTACTGGAGCACCCCATTGACGAATGCAACCATCAGTCGTACGGAGAGCTGGACTCCGGTTTCGAATGGGTGAGAAGTCTGAGTAATCTTCGG TCATTATCATTTAGCGAAAGCACACATATCCCATCAAAGCTGATCGATCGAGCAAACAAGATCATCTGGAAGATTCCAGAAGTCATCCTGCCCTATGACCCCTATGATGGAAACACACCCATTGCAGTGGATCCGAGGTGGAAGTGA
- a CDS encoding actin-related protein 2/3 complex subunit 2 (transcript_id=CADANIAT00002408): MLLLDYENVLIRSLLTERFSGAPPVSIDQIVSDFDGVTFHLSTPEVKTKILISLNVKCFRELVQYGAQQVLEREYGPYIVAPEPGYDFSVLIDLENLPDDQTAREDLITRLALLKRNAMAAPFEKAFDEFAQLAEEASKYTSEAAPAGVAEGGEVMAIHYREEEAIYIKASHDRVTVIFSTVFREETDRIFGKVFLQEFVDARRRVATLQNAPQVLFRNDPPLELAGVPGLQDAGDGKISYITFVLFPRHLTPQRRQENISHIQTFRDYFHYHIKASKAYIHTRMRKRTADFLQVLNRARPENEERERKTASGRTFRVQG; encoded by the exons ATGCTTCTGTTGGACTATGAGAATGTTCTTATCCGGTCACTCCTGACGGAGCGGTTCTCTGG AGCCCCGCCGGTGTCCATCGACCAGATCGTCTCGGATTTCGACGGTGTCACATTCCATTTATCGACCCCGGAGGTCAAAACAAAGATTCTCATCTCCCTCAATGTGAAATGTTTCCGAGAACTGGTGCAGTATGGTGCCCAACAGGTTCTGGAAAGGGAATACGGCCCCTACATTGTCGCCCCCGAGCCAGGCTACGACTTTTCCGTCTTGATCGACTTGGAGAACCTTCCCGATGACCAAACAGCGCGAGAGGACCTCATCACACGACTAGCTTTGCTGAAGCGCAACGCAATGGCCGCTCCGTTCGAGAAGGCGTTCGATGAGTTCGcgcagctggcggaggaagcTTCAAAGTACACTTCGGAGGCTGCGCCAGCGGGTGTTGCGGAGGGAGGCGAAGTCATGGCGATTCATTAtcgggaagaagaggcaaTTTATATCAAGGCTAGTCATGATCGAGTGACTGTGATCTTCAGCACGGTCTTCAGGGAGGAGACAGACCGTATTTTCGGCAAGGTCTTCCTACAAGAGTTCGTCGATGCCCGACGACGTGTAGCGACCTTGCAAAATGCGCCTCAAGTCCTTTTCCGCAACGACCCTCCGCTCGAACTGGCTGGCGTTCCTGGTCTACAGGACGCTGGTGACGGCAAGATCAGTTACATCACATTTG TTCTCTTCCCTCGTCATTTAACACCGCAGCGACGTCAAGAAAATATCTCACACATCCAGACCTTCCGCGACTATTTCCACTACCACATCAAAGCATCTAAG GCATACATCCACACTCGAATGCGCAAGCGAACTGCCGACTTTCTCCAGG TCCTCAACCGAGCAAGACCTGAGAACGAGGAGCGAGAaaggaagacggcgagcGGACGCACTTTCCGAGTTCAGGGATAG
- a CDS encoding snoRNA-binding rRNA-processing protein DIP2 (transcript_id=CADANIAT00002409) — protein MVKSYLKFEHSKTFGVITSASSNAIWVRDDAIAGISRQTGAGRSVVGAGEEVLCWDIKKGELLGRWKDSACRAQVTVITQSKTDEDIFAVGYEDGSIRLWDSRTETVMISFNGHKSAITQLAFDNAGVRLASGSRDTNIILWDLISEVGLFKLRGHTDQITSLHFLVPTLELLNEAGLSEHAGFLITTGKDALIKVWDLASQHCIETHIAQSNGECWSLGLAPDQSGCITGGNDGELKAWSIDEGAMIEISKEKTGSENRRILADRGSFYRNGKDRTTGISFHPRADYVAFHGSEKAVEIWRIRSETEVQKSLARKRKRRKEKEAQRAAETGETAEKTENGKAEDDVSTAPVTEVFVSHTIVRTGGKVRSFDWIRTKSSGKIQLLAATTNNQLEAYSVTTLNKKSKSEGDVEYNRTLAIDIPGHRTDIRSVALSSDDRMLASASNGSLKVWNVRTQNCLRTLECGYALCSAFLPGDKIVVVGNKDGELEIFDIASSTLLDTIKAHDGPVWSLQVHPDGKSLVSGSADKSAKFWNFQVVQEEIPGTKRTTPRLRLVHTRTLKVSDDILSVRFSPDARLLAVALLDNTVKVFFNDSLKLFLNLYGHKLPVLNMDISWDSKLIVTCSADKTVRLWGLDFGDCHKSFLAHEDSIMAVAFVPSNNEGNGHNFFSVSKDRVIKYWDGDKFEHIQKLSGHHGEIWAMAISHTGEFIVTASHDKSIRTWEQTDEQLFLEEEREKELEEIYDNNLAASLEEEEGGADGEKAEAVDAGKQTTDTLMAGEKIMEALDLGMEDLEVMREWRVIKAKNPNAAPPARNPLYMALNNISAEQHLLNVVQKIPPAALQDALLVLPFSKIPALFTFLNIWASREWNVPLTCRVLFFMLKTHHRQIVASKLMRPMLDSIRSSLRRVLTRQKDEMGFNLSALQFVGEQVKAHGTKDYIDEQAWEEEQRTTGTGKKRVFSSIA, from the exons ATGGTGAAATCATATCT AAAATTCGAGCACTCGAAAACTTTCGGGGTTATCACCTCCGCATCGTCGAATGCGATCTGGGTGCGGGACGATGCAATCGCCGGGATTTCACGTCAAACAGGCGCTGGACGTAGTGTGGTTGGCGCAGGAGAGGAGGTTTTGTGCTGGGATATAAAGAAGGGCGAATTGCTGGGGAGATGGAAAGATTCTGCGTGCAGGGCGCAAGTCACTGTCATTACCCAGAGCAAGACGGATGAGGATATTTTCGCCGTTGG CTACGAAGATGGCAGTATTCGATTATGGGATTCAAGGACCGAGACGGTGATGATCTCTTTCAATGGCCACAAATCCGCTATTACCCAACTAGCGTTCGACAATGCCGGAGTTCGCCTTGCAAGTGGCTCGCGGGATACCAATATCATTCTTTGGGATCTAATTTCAGAAGTTGGATTGTTTAAACTGCGCGGGCACACAGACCAAATCACctctcttcatttcctcgtccCAACACTCGAGCTGTTGAATGAAGCTGGATTGAGCGAACATGCCGGTTTCTTAATCACGACCGGAAAGGACGCATTGATCAAGGTTTGGGATTTGGCATCACAACATTGCATTGAAACCCATATTGCACAGTCAAACGGGGAATGCTGGAGCCTGGGTCTTGCCCCAGATCAGAGCGGCTGTATAACGGGCGGAAATGATGGCGAGCTGAAGGCCTGGTCCATCGACGAGGGTGCGATGATTGAAATCTCCAAAGAGAAAACCGGTTCGGAGAATCGCAGGATCTTGGCTGATAGGGGATCATTCTACCGCAACGGAAAGGATCGAACGACTGGAATCAGCTTTCACCCCCGAGCAGACTATGTGGCTTTCCATGGCTCAGAAAAGGCGGTAGAAATTTGGCGCATCCGTTCTGAGACCGAAGTCCAAAAAAGTCTGGCAAGGAAGCGCAAgcgaagaaaggagaaggaagcccAGCGTGCGGCAGAAACGGGCGAGACCGCGGAGAAAACTGAGAACGGTAAGGCGGAGGATGATGTTTCGACCGCTCCTGTTACTGAAGTCTTCGTGTCTCACACGATCGTCAGGACGGGCGGTAAGGTTAGGTCTTTCGATTGGATAAGGACCAAATCGAGCGGAAAGATTCAACTCCTTGCTGCTACTACGAACAATCAATTGGAGGCCTACAGCGTGACCACGTTGAataagaagagcaagagcgagGGTGATGTGGAGTACAACCGAACGCTGGCTATCGATATACCAGGCCATCGCACAGATATTAGATCCGTCGCCTTGAGTTCGGATGACCGAATGCTGGCTTCTGCCTCCAACGGGAGTCTCAAGGTCTGGAATGTTCGGACACAAAACTGCTTGCGAACTCTAGAATGTGGTTATGCACTATGTTCGGCTTTCCTTCCGGGTGACAAGATTGTCGTGGTTGGCAACAAGGACGGGGAGCTGGAAATCTTCGACATTGCCTCGTCAACACTACTAGATACGATCAAAGCACATGACGGGCCCGTATGGTCTTTGCAGGTGCATCCCGACGGCAAATCGTTAGTTAGTGGCAGCGCAGATAAGTCCGCGAAGTTCTGGAATTTCCAGGTCGTGCAGGAGGAGATTCCTGGTACCAAACGGACAACACCGCGGTTGAGGTTGGTTCATACGAGGACACTGAAGGTCTCAGATGATATCCTGAGTGTCCGGTTTTCACCCGATGCTCGCCTGCTGGCAGTTGCACTTCTCGACAATACCGTCAAAGTGTTCTTCAACGATTCGCTGAAGCTTTTCTTGAACCTCTATGGCCATAAACTACCCGTTCTAAACATGGATATCTCTTGGGACAGCAAACTTATCGTCACATGTTCAGCTGACAAGACAGTCCGTTTGTGGGGTCTGGACTTTGGTGACTGTCATAAGTCATTCCTCGCGCACGAAGACAGCATTATGGCCGTGGCTTTCGTGCCCAGCAACAACGAAGGCAACGGTCACAACTTCTTCAGCGTCAGCAAAGACCGCGTCATCAAGTACTGGGACGGCGATAAATTCGAACACATCCAGAAGCTGTCTGGCCACCATGGCGAGATCTGGGCGATGGCAATCAGCCACACCGGCGAGTTCATTGTCACCGCCAGTCACGACAAGAGTATCCGCACATGGGAACAAACTGATGAGCAACTAttccttgaagaagaacgagaaaaGGAGCTCGAAGAGATTTACGACAACAACCTCGCAGCCTcccttgaagaagaagaaggcggcgcCGACGGCGAAAAGGCCGAAGCCGTGGATGCCGGGAAACAGACAACCGACACCCTCATGGCCggggagaagatcatggaagCGCTCGATCTGGGAATGGAGGATCTCGAAGTCATGCGCGAGTGGCGCGTCATAAAGGCGAAGAACCCGAACGCTGCACCTCCCGCCCGCAACCCACTGTACATGGCCCTTAACAACATCTCCGCCGAGCAACACCTGCTCAACGTCGTGCAAAAGATCCCCCCGGCCGCCCTGCAGGACgcccttcttgtcctccccttctcgaAAATCCCTGCCCTATTTACCTTCTTAAATATTTGGGCTAGCAGGGAGTGGAATGTTCCTCTTACATGCCGCGTGCTGTTCTTCATGCTTAAAACGCATCACCGCCAGATCGTTGCCAGCAAGCTGATGCGGCCCATGCTTGACAGTATTCGCTCATCTCTTCGTCGGGTGCTTACGCGCCAGAAGGACGAAATGGGCTTCAATCTCTCTGCATTGCAGTTCGTTGGCGAGCAGGTCAAAGCTCATGGTACAAAGGATTACATTGATGAGCAGGcttgggaggaagagcagcgaaCAACGGGAACTGGTAAGAAGCGTGTCTTTTCCAGCATCGCTTGA